The Mycobacterium avium subsp. avium genomic sequence GGTGTGCGTCCGTTGAGACTGGCGTGGCGGAACCGGCAGCGCATCCCCCGCTTCTACACGCCCAACGAGTACGGCGTCCCCGATGCCCAGCAACGCGTGCACTGGGAGCCCGACGCCGCGCGCAACGCGGGCAATCCCACCACGTTCGACTACGGGCGCATGCGCGAGACGTGGTTGATCCACTTGTGCACGGACTGGATGGGTGATGACGCCTGGCTGTGGAAGCTCGATTGCGAGTTTCGTCTGTTCAATTACGTCGGCGACGTCCACACCGTCACCGGTACCGTCGTCCGCAAGTACCTCGCCGACGGTGAACGCCCCGCCGTCGACCTCGAACTCGCGGCGACCAACCACCGCGGCCAGATCACCGCGCCGGGACACGCGACCATCCTGCTGCCCAGCCGCGACCGAGGGCCCGTGCGCCTGCCCGACCCGCCGGGCGGCGCGACGAACCTCGGCGAATTGCTGACCGCCGTAACGGAACAGTTCGCCGAGCGCTGAGCACATGAGTTACCGCAGTGTTCCCGGCCTTCTGGCCGAACAGCAGGGCCCGACCCTGCGGCTGACCCTCGACCGCGCCGAACGCCGTAATGCCGTCAACGACGCGATGCTGGACGCGATGATCGGTCATCTGGTCGATGCCGGCACCGACGAATCGGTGCGGGTCATCAGGATCGACGCCACCGGACCGGATTTCTGCGCGGGCGCGGACCTGATCGCCAACAACGCAAAATCCGAACGGAAACCACGCGTGGGCAGCACGCAGCGCCGCCTACCGAACAAGGCAAATCGGCTGATTCCGTTGATGCTTCAGACGCAGGTGCCCATTGTCGCCGTGGTCCGAGGTTGGGCGATCGGCCTGGGCTTCCACATCGCGCTGGCATCAGACTTCTGCGTCGCCGCCGACGACGCCCGGTTCTGGGAGCCGTTCATGGCGCGCGGCTTCACCCCCGACAGCGGCGCAGCCTGGTTACTGCCACGACTCATCGGATTGGTACGCACCCGACAGCTGCTGATGCTCGGCCGGGAAATCGACGGAACGTGCGCCGCCGAGTGGGGCATCATCCACGGCGCCTGCGCATCCGACGAATTGCCCTCGGTGGCCGAACAACTCGTCAGAGAACTGGGTGAAGCGCCCACGGTTTCGCTCGGACTCACCAAGTGGTTGCTGCACAGCGCCAACGGCCTCGACCTTGACCGCCATCTCCAGAACGAGGCATTGGCACTCGAATTGTCGAGTCGTAGTGAGGATTTCAAGGAAGGCTTGGCGGCCTTCCGCGACAAACGCGGTGCAGCATTCAAGGGCCGCTGAAGAGGTTGAGATCATGACGCAACTACCGATCCGCCCTGACACGCCGGTCGACGATGCGGTCGCGGCGGTGCGGCAGTGGATCGAGGCCGAGGTTCCGGCCGCCTGGCGCTCGGCCGCGGCCAAGGACCCCGCGACCATGCGGGCGGTCCGCAGCCCTGCGGATTACCAACAGTGGTATCCGACCTTCGCCGAATCCGGCCTAGTCGTACCCACGTGGGCGCGTGAACACGGCGGCCTGGGTGCTGGCAACGAAGTCGCGCGCGCGATCGACGAGGTGCTCCGCCCGCTTCGCCTGACGCGTCTGAATCCCTTGGGGCTCAACAATGCGGCGGCAGCATTGTTCAGCCACGGTACCGAGGATCAGCGGCTGCGCTTCCTGCCGCCGATCGTGCGCAACGAGGAGAAGTGGTGCCAGCTCTTCAGCGAGCCTGGCGCTGGCTCCGACCTCGCGTCGTTGGCCACCCGCGCAGTGCGCGACGGTGATTCCTGGGTGATCTCCGGTCAGAAGGTGTGGACCACGTGGGCCGATCAGGCGGATTTTGCGATCCTGTTGGCGCGGACGGATCCCGAACAGCCCAAGCACAAGGGCATCACGTACTTCCTGCTCGACATGCACCAGCCGGGCGTCGAGGTGCGAACGCTTCGCCAGATCACCGGCGAGGCCGAATTCAACGAGGTCTTCCTCGACGGAGCGCGGGTGCCCGACGTCCACCGCGTCGGCGCCGTCAACGACGGCTGGCGCGTGAGTGCGTCGACGCTGTCCAGCGAGCGACAGATGGTGTCGGGTTCGGGCTCGGGTGGGATGGGCCGCCTCGGCGGGTCGAGCGCCGAACGACTGATCATCCTCGCCAGGGAGACCGGACGCTGGGCAGATCCCGTGATCAGGAACAAGGTGATGCGCTTGTGGGCGCAAGAGCGGGTACGCGGCTGGACCAATGAGCGCGTGCGCGCAGCGCTTTCGGCCGGCCAGTCCCCCGGCGCGGCCTCGTCGATCGGCAAGGTGCACCAGGCCACCATCAATCAGCAGATCCAGGACCTCATGGTCGATCTGCTGGGCACGGATGCGATCGCCTGGCCTGCCCACGACGATCCGGACGCTCTGCCGCGGGATGTGCAAGGCATGATGCGCAGCCTCGCCAACGGCACCGAGGGCGGCACCACCGACATCAACAAGAACATCCTCGGCGAACGCGTGCTCGGCTTGCCGAAGGAGCCGGACCCCTGGAAGGGCAAGCCCTGGAAGGACATTCCCCGTTCGTGAGCGCCTATGAACGCTTGATCGTGTCCAAGGCCGACGGGATCGGCTGGTTGATCCTCGACCGGCCCGAGGCGGGCAACGCCTTCGACGCGCTGATGCTCGACGAGCTCGAGGCCGCCTGGGCCGACCTCGATACCGATCCGGACGTCAAGGTGATCGTCAACGCCGCCAACGGCAGGGCGTTCTGTACCGGGATGGACGTGGTCCAGGTCGCGCGGGACAAGGCGGCCATGCGACGACACTCCCGCCGAACCAGGGATGCCGAGCTGAAGATCTCGTCCTGGCACTGCGACGTGTGGAAACCGGTGATCGCCGCGGTCAACGGGGTGTGCGCGGGAGGGGGCCTGCATCTGGTCGCAGACGCCGACATCGTCATCGCCGCCGAGCAGGCGTCCTTCACCGACCCCCACGTCTCCATCGGGCAGGCCGTCGCGTACGAGGCGATCACGCTGCTGCGCAAGTCG encodes the following:
- a CDS encoding enoyl-CoA hydratase/isomerase family protein, with the translated sequence MSYRSVPGLLAEQQGPTLRLTLDRAERRNAVNDAMLDAMIGHLVDAGTDESVRVIRIDATGPDFCAGADLIANNAKSERKPRVGSTQRRLPNKANRLIPLMLQTQVPIVAVVRGWAIGLGFHIALASDFCVAADDARFWEPFMARGFTPDSGAAWLLPRLIGLVRTRQLLMLGREIDGTCAAEWGIIHGACASDELPSVAEQLVRELGEAPTVSLGLTKWLLHSANGLDLDRHLQNEALALELSSRSEDFKEGLAAFRDKRGAAFKGR
- a CDS encoding acyl-CoA dehydrogenase family protein, with amino-acid sequence MTQLPIRPDTPVDDAVAAVRQWIEAEVPAAWRSAAAKDPATMRAVRSPADYQQWYPTFAESGLVVPTWAREHGGLGAGNEVARAIDEVLRPLRLTRLNPLGLNNAAAALFSHGTEDQRLRFLPPIVRNEEKWCQLFSEPGAGSDLASLATRAVRDGDSWVISGQKVWTTWADQADFAILLARTDPEQPKHKGITYFLLDMHQPGVEVRTLRQITGEAEFNEVFLDGARVPDVHRVGAVNDGWRVSASTLSSERQMVSGSGSGGMGRLGGSSAERLIILARETGRWADPVIRNKVMRLWAQERVRGWTNERVRAALSAGQSPGAASSIGKVHQATINQQIQDLMVDLLGTDAIAWPAHDDPDALPRDVQGMMRSLANGTEGGTTDINKNILGERVLGLPKEPDPWKGKPWKDIPRS
- a CDS encoding enoyl-CoA hydratase/isomerase family protein — translated: MSAYERLIVSKADGIGWLILDRPEAGNAFDALMLDELEAAWADLDTDPDVKVIVNAANGRAFCTGMDVVQVARDKAAMRRHSRRTRDAELKISSWHCDVWKPVIAAVNGVCAGGGLHLVADADIVIAAEQASFTDPHVSIGQAVAYEAITLLRKSPMEAVLRMTLSGKGERISAQRAYQLGIVSEVVPADQLRAAAGRLAAAIATNSPTAIRTTKKALWHSLEVGMTQARSDAAEEIWRLRNHPDHAEGVRAWREKRAPQWQPLPDVAEVP